CCCTGAACAGTTTGAAGGATACTTTCTTCTTCATTGTAGGCAGGGATAATCATTAATACTTTCATTTTTTCTCTCTAAAACTAGAATTCTATATAATTTTTCAGATTCTACTATTCATTTGAAGAAACTGTAATATAAATATTTTAGCATAGCTATCCTATTATTCATTAAAGTCGAAGTTTATGTCTGATTTTTATCGCGATATTGCTGATCAATCTTGCATAACGCTCCAATCTTGTTGGATGCATATTTAAAGTCAGTAACTCTTTTATGTGACTTAAATTTGTATTTTGGTGTCCAGTATATTCTAAGTGATTGATGCCGTTCAGTATTTCTTTATAGGCAACCTCCGGTGTATATAGAGTACGTAAACGTTCCACATCAAGCCGAGCCCTATCTGAAAAATCCCTAAAGGATTCAAGCACTTGCTCTAACTTAGTCACCAACTCTTCTATATCGCCCAATTTATAAATTTGACCTGCTGAGAATATTTCAAATGCCGTCAAATGTCCTAAATTATCTGATAGAATTACTGGAAGCCCTCTTAAGATTGCTTCAACATAGACTAAGCCAAAAGTTTCCATAGATGAGGGGAAAACACAGATATCTCTATCAGTTACTTCTTCCCAAGGATTATCTAAGTTACCTAAAAATCTAACATTTTTCTGTAATTTATTTTCATGGATATATTCATCACAAATAGCTTTGTATTTACTATCCCATCCTCCAATAAAAACCAATTCAATATCTAATCTATTTAGTGTCTTATATGCTTTTATAAGTTCTAATTGATTTTTTCCTTCTGTTAATCGACCAACAGAAACAATTCTAACTTGGTTGCCTTTTTTTAAATCTTTTGTTTCTTGCTCAGTATAAGAAATAAACGGATGGACTCTCTTATTAAATAGTGGTGTTAAAAAATTATTTAACTCTCCAGTCACACTAAATAATTCTGAAGAATACTCTTCTATGAAGTCAATTTTATCAGCATAATAAGCAAACTCATTTTTAGGGAATTCATGAATTAGCCAAAAATGGGGAACCTTTTGACATGAGGCAGCAATTGCTCCCTGAAAAACATTAACAGTATTTGAAATAACCAAGTCTATCTCATTTTGCTCAATAATTTCAGCTATGTCTTGAACATTCTGGCGATAGTAGCTTGTAGCCTCTTCTCTATTAAGGATTTCTCCACCTGGTGCATCCGGCCACCACCACTTGACAGTTGGTAAATAGTAATTCTTAACCCCTATCATTTTATAAAGTTGCTCATGCTTATCTTGTGGTTCCCCTCCTATTGCATGAGTAACATTTATAACTGTGTGTCCCAGTTGAATAAGGTACTTCATTAGATAATAAACAGACTTCTCCGCACCATTATCCATACTAGTAGTAGGAGAAATAAACAAAATACGTTTCATTAGACTAACTCTTCTTTCAAAAAATCATTAATTCTATTTGCTGTAGTGCAATGATTCATTACAAATTCAAAAGCATTTTCTGCTATTTGTTCTCTCAAGTCTTGTTCAAGAATCAATCTCTCCAATTTACTTTCCCATTCGTTATCATCTGCTAGAACTCCAGTCACTCCATCTTGAATCATTTCTTCAAATGCTCCGAGATTACTTGCAACGGTCACAACTTTAACTGCTGCCGCTTCTATCCATTTAATTTCCGACTTTGCTTCATTAAAAGTTGTGGTTACAAGCGGCGCCAAGTTAATATCAACTTGTGAAATTAAATTTGGAAGCTTTCTCCAATCAACATACTCATGACTCACAATCTGTTTTTTGAATTTTTGGAATGGTTTAGGAATGTCTAAATATCCTACTATATGTAATTCCACTTGCGGGTACTTTTGAAGCAGATGTAGCAATGCTTGACTAATTAAATCAAAATTTTCGTTGTGTGTAATTGACCCTGAGAAATATCCTATTTTGACTTTATTGTCGTTCGAATTTTTCTTAACTTGTAAACTACGCTCAACTAATTCTTTAGACATGACGTTGCGATTCAAGATAACCTTGTTTTTATATTGTTCAAGCTCGTCTTTCAATTTCGAAGTTGATGTGATAGCATAGTCGCAGAGAGAAAGCATTTTTTTGTAAGCTAAGACACTTGTATCATAGCCTTTTTTCTCTCTCTTGCTCAAACCTTGGGTAAATTCAAGTTCATCTGTAAATTTTGTATCAAAAACCAAATCATCAATATCAAAATAAACAGGTCTGTTCTTTATGTGTGCCGCCCTACAAATTTCTTTCAGCATATCATTGAATGGAGCTCTATAAATAATAATATGACTAGCAAACTGTGCATCCTGAAGTTGTACAAGAGAATTATTTATCACTCGAACTGTATAACCAAGTTCTCGCAATTGCTCAGCCTTATTTAACACACGATAACGTGTACATTGTGGAATAATATTTTCGACACCATCAATAATCAAAATATAAGATTGATTTTCTCTAGTTTTAAAATCTTCTAATATAGAAGACACCACTTCAATCGGATAATCTGTTTCCTTAGCAATATACTCCATCAAATCCGGAATCTCAGATTCTCTTTCTAAACCATGCCAAAAATATTGTTCTCTGTCATAATTTCTAAAGGCCGAATACTTAACTAATGGACAACCTTGCTTTAATAATTTAAGCGGATGAATATACAATGCACTATCTTTCGTGTCTTTAATCAATGCATCATACTTAAAGCCTCGATCATAAAAATATTTTGCAAACACAGTTTCATGTTTTCCAATTGCCTTATTACGAGAATCCGTATCAGAGAGCTTTTCCCAATAATCATAAAATCCTTCATACCTAAGCAAGCTATTTTCAACAACAACAAAATATGATTGTAAGTGCTTAGGAATTTTACCATAAGGGTTATAACCAGTAAAGTCTAGCTGCTCCTCACCCATCGAAATTCCCCAAAAGTCTAGCTGATCGGAATTAAACTCAGAGAAAACCTCTTCCAAATCTCTAAAAGGACCAATATTCGTATCATTAACCAAGATGAGCTGATTATATTGTTGTAACGTCTCTTTTCCAGTATGTATTATCCCATGTCGGAAAGCCGCAACATCATACCCCTCATTTTCTCTTTCCACAACCTTACCATATTGTGCTAAACGATTTATATCAGCCTGTGGAAGTTTACCATTTACAACAATTAAAACATCTCGAGAAATTTTAGCCAATGCCTCTAAAAAAATTACTTTATAGTCCTGTAAAGACGATTGATGTTCATAAATTGTGTAAATCAAGTAACGATTTTTGATATCTGAATAATTATTTCTACGTTGTTTATCACGTTGTAAAGCTAGTAGAGTTCGCTTTATATATTTTGGAATTCTCCAGAAAAACTTTGCAATATTTTTGGTAAGCTCTAATATATAAAACAATAGCTTGTATTTACCTGATAAGATAAATAATCGCGTTGTGAAATTTCTAATCCACCTTTTCACAGTGTTACCAATCACTTTCTATTATTATCTACTTTTATAAATTTTCAAAAGTTTGTTTTGAATAAATGTTGATACATATATCCCCAGAACTCTGGTCATTAAACCTGAGATTCTAAACGAAACAAGTTCTACCCTATGTGAATATTTTAGCAAATATCTAAATTTTTTCACAAACATTTTTATATCAGAATTATTCAGATATGGAAAAACAAATGGCATGATGGAAATATAAGAATTTGATAAATAAATCAAAAGTGCTTCTTGTTTCTCATTCGATAGTTGTTTAAAATTCTTTAAATTTTCTTCAATTCCTCTAAAGGCATGATAGACTTTTTTTTGTGTAATTTTGTTAGTAAAACTTCCATCTCTATTTTGTCTATACATATAATTAGAATTTTCAATGACACAACAACAAGTTATTATTTTTAATAGGTCTGCACACCAAATACCATCTTCGTACATTAACCCGTCTGGAAACATCAAAGAATCTGCAAATAGTTCTCTGCGGACACACTTGTTCCAAACAGGAGCAATCAATGCGCCTGTTTCTACAAGTAGAACAGAATCAGTAATAATTTCATGTCTAGGTAATTTTTGAGGGAAATCACGAACTCTTATATCAGCATTACCATACCAGTATGAAAATGGATAAATTACTGCATCTACCACTTCCTCGTGAGAATGTAGTTCATCATTGATTTCATCTAAAAAATGCACATCAGTCCAAAAATCATCACCATCTAGGAATAAAATATAATCACCACTAGCATTTTTTATTCCTGTATTTCTCGCAATTGATTGCCCACCATTAGACTGATGAAATACCTTCACCCTATCATCTTTAGCTGCTAATTTATCGCATATATTGGAGGTTTTACCATCTGTAGAACCGTCATCTACCAACAATATTTCAAATTCTTCATAAGTCTGATTCAGTACACTATACACACATTCTTCCAGATAATCAGCAACATTGTACGCTGGGATAATAACGGAAAACTTCACACCTAGACTCCTTTTTGTAATCTAATTTTCCTATATTTCATGAATACAGGAATTAAGACTGTAATAATTTTATAGCGCAACATAGGAAAAGGCTTCATAACCATGTTAAAAAGATTAAAGCAGAAAAAGTAAAGCTGCCAACCACTCTCAAATTGAGTACCTTTCCATGGCGTCTGATTTAATGCAGAAACATAGTCCTCTCTAAATCGATGTTTATTCCCGATTCTCCATGGACGTTCTTCGCCTAAAAAATGAACAATACGTGGTTGCTTACGAATTTTTACAAATTCTTCTTTTGAAATAAACGTTGAAGGCCTACTTAATTTTTCCAATGTACGATATGGATAAACATCAAAAATATTAAAATAATTATAAGTGATTGAGAGTGTTTTTATCTCTTCTTTCAACGCTCCATTCAGTGCATCTTGATCATTAGCAAAAAGCTCTCCATTTTTTTCTTTATAATACCCAAAAATAATTGTTCCTATACTTTTTGAACGCCACCGTTTCAAATCGATTAGAAGAACTCCCGCATTATGATATGTATACGTACCCAAATTTAAGCCTTCTCTTCTCTCAGACGAAGCTGTCGGTTCTGGGCACATTCCAAGGACTTTCCCCTCCAAATCTACTTCCCATAGCTCCCGAATATTTTCTAAAACTAAAGTATCTCCATCTAAATAGATGATTCTATCAACTTCTTCGGGCAGTAATTTATCTACAAGTAATCTTGCAAGTACAACCGAAGCCCAACCATTTGTGTCAACTTCAAAATCAAAATATGATTCCAAGTTTTCCAATTCAACGATTGTCAATTTATTTCCTCCGTCGGTAACAAATTGATGAAGTTTTTCTTTATTCTGTTGACTAATACCATCTGAGAAAAGATAAAAATGGCATGTATCGTCTTCGTTTAATGTTCGCATGATTGAGCCCATACAAGCTGCTACTTGCGGAACAAAAGCATCATTCAATGTAAATAATATATTCACGTTTCCCTCTTCCACTATCTTCTTACAACCAATAATAATCCACTATCAAAAATAGATACATGATAAAGTTAATGACTACTGTGCCAGTGATCAACCGTATCAAATATTTCTGTTTTACCGATACACTTACCTGCTCTTTTAATATTAAACATGCCGGAAATAGATAGACTAAAAACGGAGTAAAGTATCTTCCTTGTGCCCCCTGAGAAATTATTGCATTTGGTCCAATAGCTGTCGGTGTCCATGCAAAATACATGCCCGCTACAATGATAGCTACCTGAACAGGGAGTACAAATAACGAAGCAAGACCTTCTGTTTTACTTATCTTTAAATTTCCATCATTAAACAATAATAACGTAAAAATGAAAATATCTATGAAAATTAACCAAAGAGGTAATTGAGTGACAAACCAGCCAAAATAACCAAAAATACCAACCGTTAAAATACCATTAAGATGATCATTTCTATTGTTGATAAATAAACTGTTTATCATCACTTTAACAAAGTGCACGACACCACCTCTATTATGTAGGAATAGATAGCTAACAAGTAAAACTAGTCCTAATCCCAAAATAAGAATTGGTAATCTTCTCTTTTGAATCCATTTTAAAATCGAATTAAACTTAGATAAGACACCTTCAAATTCAAAATCAACAAAAAACAATAGTGCCAAAAGTAAAATATTATTTGCTTTTGTTAAATATAATAGCAAGGATAATAATATTAAATTAATAAATTTCCTGGTGGTCAGCACCTTGTCTACCAATAAGTTAACATAAAAAACAAAAAATGCAACAACAGCCAGATAGTTCACCACATCATAAGACAGTGAACCAGCCTGCTGAATCATCATAGGTAAAAGCGAGACAAAAAACAGCGTCATCTTCCCATACTTTATTTTTTTTATCAAATAGTAGATACCTATAATATAGACTATTGTATTAAAAAGGCGCCCTATAGTGACCATCATACCATATGACGGATAAATCAATTTACCTACAACTAGACCAATTAGCTGAGGTGTACTCATTAACGATTTCAGTGAAAAATCGATAGATAATTTATCCTTTGAAAAATCACGAATTTTGGTAAAAAGGTTTGAATATTCTGTAGAATCAACTGCATGAATCTCCGGTTCTGAATACGTAAAATCTGCTGTCCGTAATTCATTCATTGCCTCTGTATCTCTACTTGTCGGAGAATCAAATAATATATTCCACGACATAAAAGCATGTGTTGCTTCATCAGGAACCTTTGTCACAGGCATAACAAATATTGAAATTAACAAAAAGGGGATTGCTAACCTTAAAAATAATTTTTCTATCTTCATTCTTGTACTTCCCAATTCAAATGTTTTTGCAATTTTAGATATATTACTAAAGAAATTAAAAACCAAGTCCACATCGAACTAACAAAAGCAATAGCTGCCCCCAATATTCCATAATATTCTACCAGTGGATTAGAAATCAATATGGATAATAAACAAGAAACTGCAAATGAAATTACGAGATACTTTTGCTTCCTCAAAACAGTAAGCATGTTATCACAAATGGTTGCAAAGGTACTCGCAATTCCCCCAAGCATTGTTATAATAAAGCTTAGCCAGTATTTATTAAGATTCGTTCCATAGAGAATATTTAATACCGGAATCCCCAATACCATTCCCCCAACCAAAACTAACACAGCCAACCCGACAACCATTTTAACGATACGCTTCTGATATTGTTTAAATTGATTATAGTCCCCAGCTCTTCTATATATTGCCAACTGAGTTATCATGGGTCTAAACAAAATCAATAAAATATTCATTGAAAAAACAGGCATAAATAAAATGTTAAAATCTCTTTGAACACCTGTTCCTATAACACCTCTCTCAAAAAAAGTATTGAGAGCATATTTAGGTTGATTATAGATAGTAACAAGTAAAAATGCATTAATAAATAACGGCAAGCATTCTAATAATATATTTTTAATGGCTTTCAAATTAATTTCTTCTTTGATAATCCTCGTAAATTGAAACAAATTCGGAACATCAAAAAAGAAAACAAATAAATATGAGCCAATTACTAGATAGATTAATGAGAGTAGCAGGTTATTGGTTATAAACAAACCAAGTCCAAATGTCAAAATCACAATAGAGTTTCTCAAAAAAAGTGATTTACCTGCAATATCTAGCCTAGCATTTTGTTGGAACAATCCTTGAAAAACATCCGATAGAGCATCACTTCCACGATACAAACATATTAGGAAAATACAAGCAGATTTTTGAAATTCATATTTAGACAGAAAAATATAGCTTAAGGCAAGTAATAGCATAATAGTGATTGTTATAAGCCTTGTTGCAAGATACTGGCTAAACGAAAACTTTTTCGAAACATCAGTCGCTTGATAATCTCTTACCTGAAAACTAGCAATGATTACAAAAAGATTTGCTACTGCATAAGCAAAACTAAAAATATCAGCCTCTAATTCCGTCAACAAACGTGTTACTAGTAACAATAAAAATATTGATATTGCTGCTGAAGAAATACTTCCTAATAAATTCCAAATAAATATTGTTTTTGGTGATACTATTTTGCTCTTCACACTATCTTCCCCTTGTTTGTCATCCGTTATCCCTAATTTTTTAATAGAGATTTCTTTATCATCTTAAACACACTCACAATCCCAACAGATATTATCTTTAGTGTCCTTCTCAGTCCAATTTGTAAAAATTCCTTCTCTTCAATAATCAAACGCAATTCCCTTTCGCTGGAAAAACTAATCTTTTCCAATATTGGACTCACATTTTCAGTATTCTCGACCACTGCATAATCATTTGATAAATCCCACGCGCTATAAATAAATAATATTGGAACCAGCAATAATCTATCTTCTTTTGAAAAATCAATGTTTCTAAATTTCTCCTCAATCTTTTTATAGTGTTCTGTTTTTATCCAATACCAACTTACTTCTTCTCCGATTATATAAGGCACTTTATAAAAATTAACTTTCTTAGTTCTCGCAAGTGATTCATAGAGTATATTCAATTGACGAATAAGTTCTGGATTGGCCTCACGAAGGCTTTTTCTATCATATCTTTGATTAGTTGTTAAGTCTGGAATAACTACAGCCAAATTAGATTGTGATTCAAAATTAGAAATCACTGCATCAAATGATGTAAAAAACATTTTCCTCAACTGATACCTGTCAATAATATCCTCTACAGAATATTTTATTTCGTTTGTTTGTTTGACAGTTATATGAGCAAGATATTTGGCATCTCCCATATAGTTATTTACTATTTCAAAAAAATGCAATTCATCTGTGAGTTTTACAATCTGTGCTCTCAATTGGTAGGTGAATAAATATCTCTCAACTATACTAAAATTATTTGAAAAATCAGTTTCTGGCAATGTTATTAGTAACTGGCACCTATCGGCTATTTTGCATAACTCTTCAATATACTCTTCAAAAATAGACACTGATTCTATGTGAATACGAAGAAGCACCGATGTCGAATAACGAGCGGTTTCTGTTGTTTGCGAAACCCGTATTTGAGGAATAAAACTCGTACCCGGAATAATTATCTGCCTCAAATGCCTCTCGATTAATTCAACTGGATATTTCGTTTTCATCCTAATAAGATGTAATAAAGAATATATTCTGTCTGGATATTCGGTAAAACTCTTTATTTTTATGAATGGAACATTATTTTTAAGTATAACTTCTGGATATTCTAGTGTAATGTTGCTATTTTCAAGGCTTTTACAACAAATGGACGTATCTAATACACACTTATAGCTATAGCCCTCTGATAAAAGTATTTTTGTCAATTGGCTCTCATATAATTTTATAACATCTTGAATATCTGTTAACTCACTTACCGATGACCAAAAACCAACAAATGCTTGACTCTGCAAGATTCGTTTTTTAAATACCATAAAATATGACTGTAAATGTTCCGGGACAACTACACTATCTATTTTTGTCTCTAAGTGATTGGTCATCCCCCAAAAATCTACATCAACATCACTGTCAAATTGACTATAATAATCCTCTAGGTTCCAGAGGGGGCCGAAACATGTATCATTCATCAGAGTTACCGAATCATATTGATAAAATGTTACCTGATTCAGCCCTTCTTTCCATGCCGCAAAATCATAACCAATATTATCTCTTTGGATAAAAAAATCAATCAGTCGTTCCGACTGTAAATATTGTACTATGTCCTTTGAAACATGGCTGTTAGAAACAAAAACTATGTCTGAATAAATACTTCGTATCGACTTTAATTGATAATAAATATATTCACTGACAACATTATATTTATTATAGTGAACATATACCAACAAACGCGACATTCTGCCTCCGTTATATTTTATTATTCTAGTAGTTCCCATTGGCTATTTCTCTGAATAAACCCGGTTGCTGCGTCTTCCTCTGCAATATTATCAGTACTAAACTTCCTACTAATAAAAATAGCTGGTGTGTCAGAAGTCTTGGCAAATAATAACGGCTGCTTATTACTATTTCGTACTGACACCGCCATTTTTAATTTTGCCTGATTAATTGAAGGTAGCTTACATTTCACTCGGAAAAACTTCTCGCCTTTGCCAAACGTTTTTAAATCCATAGAATTGTCGTTATATACATCAAAATGACGTTCTAAATCTAAAAATGTAAATGCAACATGTGTTTCAATATCTTCTAAAACCGTATATCTAAACTCGATTTCAATTGATTCATCTGGTTCAATTTGATTTTTTGAGACCAAGTTAATCTGCAAATCTTTTACAATATCACTCTGATGCAGAGGTTCTTCGTTTTCTGTAACTTCGCTTATTGAGGCAAGCACATTATCAAAACTGTATTGATTAGCTACATCATCAGGTTCTCCTAATGCCTTGACGTATCCTTTCTCTATAAGAAGAGCTTTATTACAATACTTTTTCACAGCTCCCATATCATGGGTGACAAGAATGGTCGTTTTTCCACTTTTTTTACGCTCTAGAAAATAATCATTACATTTACGCTGAAAGGCCTCGTCACCGACTGCTAGAACCTCATCAAGTATCAGAATATCTCCTTGAGCTTTAATGGCAACTGAAAAGGCTAAACGTACCTGCATACCACTAGAATAATTTTTTAGCTTTTGATTCATGAATTCACTTAATTCCGCAAATTCAACAATATCATCATACATTGCATCAATTTCTTCTGCAGTAAATCCTAACATCGCACCGTTTAGGTATACATTTTCCTTACCAGTTAGTTCCGGATTAAAACCAACACCAAGTTCAATAAAAGAAACTAATTTACCATCCACAGCTACAGTCCCTCTTTCAGGAACATATATTTGAGATAAAATTTTTAACAGTGTCGACTTACCAGAACCATTGCGACCAACAATTCCAAAAAAGTCCCCTTTTTCAACTTCAAAACTGATATCCTGCAAAACATTATACTCTACGTAGCCTTTAATCCCTTTAAATAAATTGACTAAAGTAGTTCTTAGACTCTGACTACTCTCCGTTGGAAGCTTAAAACTCTTGCTAACATGTTCTACTTTTACAGCAATATTATTATTATTTTTTACCATTACAAAATCTCCGCAAACTTTTTGGCATTTTTTCTAAACACAGTTATACCCAATAGGTAAACAACGACTGGAAGAATATACGGAATTGCCACAATAACAGGATTTTCAATCAATTCACTAACTGTAGTATTCCCAGAATAAACAATAAAATGTCTCAAGTCTTGAATAATTTGTGCAACAGGGTTCAACATCATCAATTTAGCAAATGTTACTTGCCCACGCTGTAAAATAAATGTCAATGAATAAATAATTGGTGTCGCATACAATCCAGCCTGTAAGAACACTTCCCAAATTGGACCAATATCTCTAAATCTTACAAATAAAGAAGATAGGATGAAAGCTATACCTGTTGCTAGTAATGCCAATTCAAAAAACAGTGGGATTATAACTAAAACGGACCAAGTAAAGGGAACCCCGTTAATAGCAGCAAATACAAACACAACCATTAAGTTAATGGCGTAATTAATTGCAGCTCCTGCAACTGAAGAAAAGACAATAATTTCTTTCGAAAAATTCAATTTACGCAACAAATCTCCACGAGAAACAATGGACATCATTCCCATGTTGGTTGCTTCAGTAAAAAAGTTCCAAGTAACCATACCAAGCAGTAAGCTTACTGCATAATGAGGTGTCCCATCATCAAAACGTAAAAATTGTACAAATACTAAGTACATAATTGTAAATAGCATTAGCGGTTTCAAAATCGACCATAGGTGTCCAATCAAAGAACCTTGATAACGCAGTTTAAAATCAGTTTTTACCATTTCTTTCAAAAGAATCTGGTTTTCTCTATTCAATAAGTTCATAACTATTCCTTATAAGCAAATTTTGTAATAATGAGTGTTATAAATACCAATGTATGGAAAGCCTTATTTTTCCTCAATCCATATTTTCTTAAAATCCTGAATCGTTCAAGCATTGGTTTATCCATAATGGTTACAAATGCTTCAATTAATTCTCTATTTGACTGAGATAGAGGCATTTGTAGTAAGTGGCGGGCTTGTTTTTGACTATTTTTTATCAAATCCCAATAGACAGCAAATAAAATATGAGGGCGAATCCATTTTTTAAAGCGTTTTGAGAGAGTTCGAGCTCCTAAAACATTATCAGAATGCTGGCGGTACAGCTCCCCTGGTTGATCAATAAATACCAAATTTCCAAAGGCTGACGCAAGCAGGGCCAGATACCAATCATGCATCAAAATATCCTCAGTTACTTGCCACATTTCAGCAAGATGATGATTAATCATGGCGACACCGCCAGTCACAGTATTCTCAGTCAACTCTTGCACCAATTCCGTATTGGCATGATGAGATTGAGATTTTACCATGCTTTCTGCCATAACCTCTAGATTTTGATTGACAACTTTGAGGTCCATATAAACCATCAATGGCAAATTTGTTGGATAGGCTTGTGCTTTTTTCAGGCTAACTTCCAGTTTATTTGGTAGCCAAACATCATCTTGGTCACTGAAAAAATAGAAATCAGCAGTATCATAATGAACTAGCCTATGAAAACTTTTGATGACACCGAGATTTTCATCTGTCTCAACATCTATGAAATGAATTCGCTGATCTTGTTCAACAAAATCTTTAATAAGCTCTCTTGTTCGATCACTGGAACCATCATCACGAATAAATAGTGTCCAGTCTGTGTAAGTCTGTTCTTGGATAGAGCGAATTTGCTCAGCTAAGAACTGTTGACCATTGTAGGTCGACATGAGTATGTTTACTTTCATTGTAAAAATAATTCCTCGTACTCTTGGACGATTTTTTCCCAGGTGTATTCATCCTTCATGTGTTTTTTCGCAATTTCTCCTAATTCCACCGCTTCAGCATTCTCATCAATTTGGTTAATTAATTGACTCAGGCTACCTGACTCCTTACTCCAATACCGAGCACTTTCTAGGGCAACTTTGCGGTTAAAATCGACACCTAAAACCAAATTTTCATTGGTTTGCGCCAGCGCTTCTAGGAGACTA
This region of Streptococcus suis genomic DNA includes:
- a CDS encoding ABC transporter permease; translation: MNLLNRENQILLKEMVKTDFKLRYQGSLIGHLWSILKPLMLFTIMYLVFVQFLRFDDGTPHYAVSLLLGMVTWNFFTEATNMGMMSIVSRGDLLRKLNFSKEIIVFSSVAGAAINYAINLMVVFVFAAINGVPFTWSVLVIIPLFFELALLATGIAFILSSLFVRFRDIGPIWEVFLQAGLYATPIIYSLTFILQRGQVTFAKLMMLNPVAQIIQDLRHFIVYSGNTTVSELIENPVIVAIPYILPVVVYLLGITVFRKNAKKFAEIL
- a CDS encoding ABC transporter ATP-binding protein codes for the protein MVKNNNNIAVKVEHVSKSFKLPTESSQSLRTTLVNLFKGIKGYVEYNVLQDISFEVEKGDFFGIVGRNGSGKSTLLKILSQIYVPERGTVAVDGKLVSFIELGVGFNPELTGKENVYLNGAMLGFTAEEIDAMYDDIVEFAELSEFMNQKLKNYSSGMQVRLAFSVAIKAQGDILILDEVLAVGDEAFQRKCNDYFLERKKSGKTTILVTHDMGAVKKYCNKALLIEKGYVKALGEPDDVANQYSFDNVLASISEVTENEEPLHQSDIVKDLQINLVSKNQIEPDESIEIEFRYTVLEDIETHVAFTFLDLERHFDVYNDNSMDLKTFGKGEKFFRVKCKLPSINQAKLKMAVSVRNSNKQPLLFAKTSDTPAIFISRKFSTDNIAEEDAATGFIQRNSQWELLE
- a CDS encoding glycosyltransferase family 2 protein; the protein is MKVNILMSTYNGQQFLAEQIRSIQEQTYTDWTLFIRDDGSSDRTRELIKDFVEQDQRIHFIDVETDENLGVIKSFHRLVHYDTADFYFFSDQDDVWLPNKLEVSLKKAQAYPTNLPLMVYMDLKVVNQNLEVMAESMVKSQSHHANTELVQELTENTVTGGVAMINHHLAEMWQVTEDILMHDWYLALLASAFGNLVFIDQPGELYRQHSDNVLGARTLSKRFKKWIRPHILFAVYWDLIKNSQKQARHLLQMPLSQSNRELIEAFVTIMDKPMLERFRILRKYGLRKNKAFHTLVFITLIITKFAYKE
- a CDS encoding rhamnan synthesis F family protein, with the protein product MGTTRIIKYNGGRMSRLLVYVHYNKYNVVSEYIYYQLKSIRSIYSDIVFVSNSHVSKDIVQYLQSERLIDFFIQRDNIGYDFAAWKEGLNQVTFYQYDSVTLMNDTCFGPLWNLEDYYSQFDSDVDVDFWGMTNHLETKIDSVVVPEHLQSYFMVFKKRILQSQAFVGFWSSVSELTDIQDVIKLYESQLTKILLSEGYSYKCVLDTSICCKSLENSNITLEYPEVILKNNVPFIKIKSFTEYPDRIYSLLHLIRMKTKYPVELIERHLRQIIIPGTSFIPQIRVSQTTETARYSTSVLLRIHIESVSIFEEYIEELCKIADRCQLLITLPETDFSNNFSIVERYLFTYQLRAQIVKLTDELHFFEIVNNYMGDAKYLAHITVKQTNEIKYSVEDIIDRYQLRKMFFTSFDAVISNFESQSNLAVVIPDLTTNQRYDRKSLREANPELIRQLNILYESLARTKKVNFYKVPYIIGEEVSWYWIKTEHYKKIEEKFRNIDFSKEDRLLLVPILFIYSAWDLSNDYAVVENTENVSPILEKISFSSERELRLIIEEKEFLQIGLRRTLKIISVGIVSVFKMIKKSLLKN